From Clavelina lepadiformis chromosome 9, kaClaLepa1.1, whole genome shotgun sequence, the proteins below share one genomic window:
- the LOC143470785 gene encoding solute carrier family 2, facilitated glucose transporter member 5-like, whose amino-acid sequence MSEYRHKGITFTLVVSVLAAALSTFQAGYNMAVVSLTPNAQIIQGQFLNHTTNCTRADGHQITTNPEKGIFSVLGSNTTQSFNQTCVYDHCKVTFLWLLTVSIYPIGGMIGSTLIGFCIRKLGRRGTLISMNPFSIVGAIMIYKSTTLTTIIVARLIQGIFAGLATGVVSLYIGEISPKEIRGAMITVSQLSVALGLLTAQIFGFWQDYLCTSVGWRSLLAFTVFPSALQLLVLPLVPDSPRALYINHGWRNGAERALKKFRGTNEIEKELEEMGREMESERENSQLLTNSQLYESQDNTTDVNQEISERELRRKLELRKHLKIVALTEILQQLCGIYAILFFVKTLVPENGNLDDFIEQRRKTGVIVCSVNVFTSSLSIFLIETVGRRRLLLVGYGFAGICCIPLGVAILVRYEPLGLASMIGYIVGFAIGPGPATWAIPVEFFRQSTRSAASTIGHLLNWTAMTFIFWVFSGIEIGFEQTELRIALGTAVFFFMIICFMACAFVQDVPETKNKSFREIHEHHEPEEVPETQLSRDEDRQQLIQPSHDGELSDTEQQDEHHTQPKGVYDPKLATRGPQEDISEPMEIDLRQASLCSAVEHNPKGIQPTASSFDEASCSNQNSASSSRSRQGLSLTDSSLGTSMFRDGIDNF is encoded by the exons ATGTCAGAGTATAGA CACAAAGGGATCACATTTACTTTGGTTGTATCCGTACTTGCCGCTGCACTGAGTACGTTTCAAGCAGGTTATAACATGGCCGTCGTAAGCCTTACCCCGAATGCCCAG ATAATACAAGGTCAATTTCTAAACCACACCACAAACTGCACAAGAGCTGATGGTCACCAAATAACGACGAACCCGGAAAAGGGAATTTTCTCT GTGCTTGGATCAAATACAACGCAATCGTTTAACCAAACTTGTGTTTATGACCATTGCAAGGTGACGTTTCTTTGGCTACTGACCGTGTCAATATACCCCATTGGTGGTATGATTGGTTCAACTTTGATAGGATTTTGCATCAGAAAATTGGGGAG AAGAGGAACGCTTATCAGTATGAATCCTTTTTCAATCGTTGGAGCAATCATGATTTACAAGAGCACTACCCTAACAACTATCATTGTCGCACGATTGATACAAGGCATATTTGCAG GTTTAGCTACTGGAGTAGTTTCTCTCTACATAGGAGAAATATCGCCGAAGGAGATACGTGGAGCTATGATCACTGTTTCACAGCTCTCTGTCGCTCTCG ggTTGCTCACTGCGCAAATATTTGGCTTTTGGCAAGATTATTTATGCACGTCGGTAGGTTGGCGTTCCCTCCTTGCTTTCACGGTGTTTCCATCAGCTTTACAACTCCTTGTCCTTCCTTTGGTTCCCGACAGTCCAAGAGCTCTCTACATTAACCATGGATGGAGAAATGGCGCCGAAAGAG CCTTAAAGAAATTTCGCGGAACAAACGAAATCGAGAAGGAGTTGGAAGAGATGGGCAGGGAGATGGAATCGGAAAGAGAAAATAGTCAGCTTCTTACAAATAGTCAACTTTACGAAAGTCAAGACAATACGACCGATGTCAACCAGGAAATTTCGGAACGTGAGCTGCGGAGAAAATTGGAATTAAgaaagcatttgaaaatagttGCACTTactgaaattttgcaacaattaTGCGGAATCTATGCG ATACTGTTCTTTGTAAAAACCCTGGTACCGGAAAACGGGAACTTAGACGACTTCATTGAGCAGAGACGTAAAACAGGAGTCATCGTGTGCTCAGTCAACGTTTTCACGTCTTCATTATCG aTTTTCCTGATAGAAACAGTCGGGAGACGTCGTCTTTTGCTTGTGGGTTATGGATTTGCCGGAATTTGCTGCATTCCTTTGGGTGTAGCTATTCTTGTTCGATACGAACCATTAGGGCTAGCCAGCATGATCGGATATATCGTCGGGTTTGCTATAGGGCCTG GCCCGGCAACATGGGCAATACCGGTGGAGTTCTTCCGACAGTCAACAAGGTCAGCCGCATCAACCATTGGTCATCTGCTTAACTGGACAGCAATGACTTTTATATTTTGGGTTTTCTCGGGGATAGAAATCGGTTTCGAACAAACG GAATTGCGCATAGCACTCGGTACTGCAGTGTTCTTTTTCATGATTATTTGCTTCATGGCGTGCGCTTTTGTCCAAGACGTACCagagacaaaaaataaatcttttcgAGAGATTCACGAGCACCATGAACCGGAAGAAGTTCCAGAAACGCAACTTTCCAGAGACGAAGATAGACAACag CTTATACAACCTAGTCATGATGGAGAACTTAGCGACACAGAACAGCAAGATGAGCATCATACACAACCCAAAGGCGTTTACGACCCAAAACTTGCAACAAGAGGTCCGCAAGAGGACATATCTGAGCCGATGGAAATAGATCTGAGACAAGCTTCTCTTTGCAGCGCGGTGGAGCATAACCCGAAAGGCATTCAGCCAACAGCATCCAGCTTTGATGAAGCTTCTTGCTCTAATCAGAATTCAGCAAGTTCTTCTAGATCCCGTCAGGGTTTATCTCTGACAGATTCTTCTCTTGGAACTTCAATGTTTCGGGATGGAATTGACAACTTTTAG